A region from the Desulfatiglans anilini DSM 4660 genome encodes:
- a CDS encoding metallophosphoesterase family protein — protein sequence MRDERQSAIVGVVSDTHGLLRPEVEERLGGVDLIVHAGDVGNPVILEHLRRIAPLRTVRGNTDRGPWARDLPRSDLFEYEGRGFYVIHDILEMDLDPRAAQVAVVISGHSHRPLIESREGILYLNPGSAGPRRFLLPVAMARLAINPDGLDPEIILLQG from the coding sequence ATGCGGGATGAAAGACAATCGGCGATTGTAGGGGTTGTTTCCGACACCCATGGACTGCTGCGCCCCGAGGTTGAAGAACGCCTCGGGGGTGTCGACTTGATCGTGCACGCGGGCGATGTGGGCAATCCGGTGATTCTGGAACACCTTCGCCGTATTGCGCCGCTCAGGACCGTGCGGGGCAATACGGACCGCGGGCCTTGGGCCCGCGACCTGCCGCGATCGGACCTGTTCGAGTACGAGGGGCGGGGCTTTTACGTGATCCACGACATCCTGGAGATGGACCTCGATCCGCGTGCGGCGCAGGTTGCGGTGGTCATCAGCGGCCACTCGCACAGGCCGTTGATCGAGAGCCGCGAAGGCATCCTGTATCTCAACCCGGGCAGCGCCGGTCCCCGCCGTTTCCTTCTGCCTGTGGCCATGGCGAGGCTGGCGATAAATCCCGACGGTCTGGATCCGGAGATCATCCTCCTTCAAGGGTGA
- a CDS encoding S1C family serine protease — MTASFSEVQPMVDRSAHWLVTVLLTGLLAVFCTSAAWAGVIEGSVEETDGARVKVRFAAAEMPEAGDFVDLGLEDSDGRTTLLGTWKVTEVADGFVWAEALDEAAEPAPQAKAFIYAGSADICAEKKAGVASAIGPERPSGGYAKTGASGEAEIGREVVAAFRAAHNRVNPHGLQGKTGLEEPGWLGVTLKMVTLDLARSFGMSGPQGVLVASIFAGGPAEKAGFHQDDVIVNFDGTPISNCHVMPDLLACASPGRKVTVVLWRGGKFISKEVVMGAQPWAMGGEEKKAVAKTARKAKP, encoded by the coding sequence TTGACGGCATCCTTTTCGGAGGTTCAACCCATGGTGGATCGGTCGGCTCACTGGCTGGTGACGGTGCTTTTAACGGGATTGCTCGCTGTATTTTGCACAAGCGCAGCGTGGGCAGGGGTCATTGAAGGGAGTGTCGAGGAAACGGACGGCGCGAGGGTCAAGGTCCGTTTCGCTGCAGCCGAGATGCCCGAGGCAGGGGATTTCGTCGATCTGGGGTTGGAGGACTCCGACGGCAGGACGACGTTGCTTGGCACCTGGAAGGTGACGGAGGTCGCTGACGGGTTTGTCTGGGCTGAGGCCCTGGATGAGGCTGCCGAGCCGGCACCGCAGGCGAAGGCCTTTATCTATGCGGGGTCGGCGGACATTTGCGCCGAAAAGAAGGCCGGTGTGGCATCCGCAATCGGCCCCGAGAGACCGTCCGGCGGTTACGCCAAGACGGGCGCTTCGGGTGAGGCCGAGATCGGGCGTGAAGTCGTTGCGGCGTTCAGGGCCGCCCACAACCGGGTGAACCCGCATGGTCTACAGGGGAAAACAGGGTTGGAGGAGCCGGGGTGGCTGGGTGTCACCCTGAAGATGGTAACCCTCGACCTTGCAAGGTCCTTCGGGATGTCAGGACCCCAGGGGGTGCTCGTGGCCAGCATCTTTGCGGGAGGTCCGGCCGAAAAGGCGGGGTTTCATCAGGATGATGTCATCGTGAATTTCGACGGCACGCCGATATCCAATTGCCACGTGATGCCGGATCTCCTGGCCTGTGCGAGTCCGGGCAGGAAGGTGACCGTGGTGCTGTGGCGCGGGGGCAAATTCATCTCGAAAGAGGTCGTGATGGGAGCCCAGCCGTGGGCGATGGGCGGCGAAGAGAAGAAGGCCGTCGCGAAGACCGCCAGGAAGGCAAAACCCTGA
- a CDS encoding universal stress protein — translation MFLNILVPSDFTEKSLHAAKIALQLAKLQQGAKVTLLHVIETIEGAEYAEFAEFYEKLHKRAVRKMQKLVESLGSEAAAAQTPIVFGKRVSEIIHFVHENQVDLIVLGSHRIDPEKAPEGLGTISYKVGILSPCPVLMVK, via the coding sequence ATGTTCCTGAATATCCTGGTTCCGTCCGACTTTACGGAGAAGAGCCTGCATGCGGCCAAGATTGCGCTGCAATTGGCCAAGCTGCAGCAGGGCGCCAAAGTCACCCTGCTCCACGTTATCGAAACGATCGAAGGAGCTGAATACGCCGAATTCGCGGAATTCTACGAGAAACTCCACAAGCGCGCGGTCAGGAAGATGCAGAAGCTGGTCGAATCTTTGGGGTCCGAGGCTGCCGCTGCCCAAACCCCCATCGTGTTCGGCAAACGGGTGTCTGAAATCATCCACTTCGTCCATGAAAACCAGGTGGACCTGATCGTCCTCGGCTCCCACAGGATCGATCCGGAAAAAGCCCCTGAGGGTCTGGGCACCATCAGCTACAAAGTGGGCATTCTTTCTCCATGCCCCGTGCTGATGGTGAAATGA
- a CDS encoding zinc-dependent alcohol dehydrogenase family protein — protein MKAMILETLTRLDTEKQPLRLVTLPDPVPGDAEVLIRVSACGVCHTELDEIEGRTPPPSLPVVLGHEVVGEVVSSGRNATRFQEGDIVGVGWIFDACGKCAFCRQGLENLCPGFRATGRDANGGYAEMMVVPEDFAHPIPPVFTPIEAAPFLCAGAIGYRSLRLSQIQNGQSLGLTGFGASAHLVLKMVRHRFPDTEVFVFARSEAEQAFARELGAVWSGPAEDVSPRKLDAIIDTTPAWKPVVEALKNLESAGRLVINAIRKESADKDELLKIDYPAHLWMEKEIKSVANVARADIHEFLQLAAEIPLKPEVQEFALDEANQALVELKERKIRGAKVLRIA, from the coding sequence ATGAAAGCGATGATCCTTGAAACACTGACACGCCTGGATACCGAGAAACAACCTCTCAGGCTCGTCACACTCCCGGACCCCGTCCCCGGTGATGCGGAAGTCCTCATCCGCGTGTCGGCCTGCGGCGTTTGTCATACCGAACTGGATGAGATCGAAGGCCGGACGCCCCCGCCTTCGCTCCCGGTCGTTCTGGGGCACGAGGTCGTGGGAGAAGTCGTTTCATCGGGCCGAAACGCGACGCGCTTCCAGGAAGGGGACATCGTCGGCGTGGGCTGGATCTTCGACGCTTGTGGAAAATGCGCCTTTTGCAGGCAGGGGCTCGAAAACCTCTGCCCCGGGTTCCGGGCCACCGGCCGCGATGCAAACGGCGGATATGCGGAAATGATGGTCGTTCCGGAAGACTTCGCACATCCCATCCCGCCGGTGTTCACCCCGATCGAGGCCGCGCCGTTTCTGTGCGCAGGCGCCATCGGCTACCGCTCCCTTCGGCTGAGCCAAATCCAGAACGGTCAAAGCCTCGGCCTTACGGGCTTCGGCGCATCGGCTCATCTAGTCCTCAAGATGGTCCGCCACCGCTTCCCTGACACGGAGGTCTTCGTTTTCGCCCGCAGCGAAGCCGAACAGGCCTTCGCGCGGGAGCTCGGCGCTGTCTGGTCAGGCCCTGCGGAAGACGTGTCCCCCCGTAAGCTGGATGCTATCATCGACACCACGCCGGCATGGAAACCGGTGGTCGAAGCGCTGAAGAATCTCGAAAGCGCGGGCAGGTTGGTCATCAACGCCATTCGTAAGGAATCGGCCGACAAGGACGAACTCCTCAAAATCGATTACCCCGCCCACCTGTGGATGGAAAAAGAGATCAAAAGCGTCGCCAATGTCGCCCGCGCGGATATTCACGAATTTCTTCAACTCGCGGCGGAGATCCCCCTCAAACCTGAGGTTCAGGAATTTGCCCTCGATGAGGCCAACCAGGCCCTGGTTGAACTGAAAGAACGAAAGATCCGGGGCGCAAAAGTCTTGAGGATCGCGTGA
- a CDS encoding flavodoxin yields the protein MKVLVAFLSETGNTARLANGIFEAVTEAEKDLLPIPEVQNTADYDLIFCGFPVHAHSVPGKVEAFVKSLPEGKKIAFFATHGSLRGGELAITAFYHALTIGSKLKILGTFGSRGQVKPALIDALMQKPENKAWAEEAQSAAGHPDKADIDDAKAFAQTMVMRARAR from the coding sequence ATGAAGGTACTGGTTGCATTTCTGTCCGAAACGGGGAACACGGCAAGGTTGGCCAACGGCATTTTCGAGGCGGTAACGGAGGCGGAGAAAGATCTTTTGCCCATCCCGGAGGTGCAGAACACCGCCGATTACGACTTGATCTTCTGCGGCTTTCCCGTTCATGCCCATAGTGTCCCAGGCAAAGTGGAAGCCTTTGTCAAGTCGCTCCCCGAAGGGAAAAAAATCGCTTTTTTCGCCACCCATGGCTCCCTGCGGGGAGGGGAACTGGCCATCACGGCCTTCTATCATGCGCTGACCATCGGTTCGAAGCTCAAGATCCTCGGCACCTTCGGATCACGTGGGCAGGTCAAACCCGCGCTGATCGATGCTTTGATGCAGAAACCCGAAAACAAGGCATGGGCGGAAGAGGCGCAGAGCGCAGCCGGTCATCCCGACAAAGCAGACATCGACGACGCGAAGGCATTCGCGCAGACGATGGTCATGCGGGCCCGCGCACGATAA
- a CDS encoding class II aldolase/adducin family protein — protein MSREKAPPKPPSDASKKTFCRQCRLMYDRRLVCGSGGNLALRNGGRILLSPTGHSLRALQPAQVAVTDGDGHLIEGLRPTREAGMHLAVLRARPDVHAVCHTHGAAIIAASSLLTPGPESLPPITPGFALCAHPLPLIPYFTPGSNELSAAVAEILGSGGRQAVLLQNHGLVTTGRDFDEAFNVAEEVEEAAHAYLLARGKARFLTSADLDRLK, from the coding sequence ATGAGCAGAGAAAAAGCGCCGCCAAAACCGCCTTCCGACGCGTCGAAAAAGACCTTCTGCCGTCAATGCCGCCTGATGTATGACCGGCGCCTCGTCTGCGGATCCGGCGGCAATCTGGCGCTCCGCAACGGCGGCCGCATCCTGCTTTCCCCGACCGGCCATTCCCTGCGCGCGCTGCAGCCCGCTCAGGTAGCGGTGACAGACGGGGACGGGCACCTCATCGAAGGCCTTCGGCCGACGCGCGAAGCCGGAATGCACCTGGCGGTCCTGCGGGCGAGGCCTGATGTCCACGCGGTCTGCCACACCCACGGCGCAGCGATCATTGCAGCCTCAAGTCTGCTCACCCCCGGACCGGAATCCCTGCCGCCCATTACACCAGGCTTCGCGCTTTGCGCGCACCCTCTCCCTCTGATTCCCTACTTTACACCCGGTTCGAACGAACTGTCGGCGGCCGTCGCCGAGATTCTAGGGAGCGGCGGCCGTCAGGCGGTCCTCCTCCAGAACCACGGTCTGGTAACGACAGGCCGCGATTTCGACGAGGCCTTCAACGTCGCCGAAGAGGTCGAAGAGGCCGCCCATGCTTACCTCCTGGCCCGAGGAAAGGCCCGTTTTCTTACGTCCGCCGATCTCGATCGTCTGAAGTGA
- a CDS encoding fumarylacetoacetate hydrolase family protein: protein MRRVFGMRIAQYRQGDEIRIGLIGEGGLQPVDFRGDLIDYLRQRVELRPAGAPLPLGQVLWAPAVSRPSKIVAIGLNYRDHADESGGRPPERPLLFAKFPNSVAAHGEAVTWDTSLTEKVDYEAELAVVIGRRSRNLGVGDALAAVFGYTCANDVSARDLQFGDRQWVRGKSLDSFCPLGPWIVTADAFTEPLDVEITCRVNGRLMQSSRTSRMIFKVPELVSFLSRNFTLQPGDVILTGTPSGVGAFRDPPVYLQSGDEVSVTIEGIGTLTNPCRTV from the coding sequence TTGAGACGGGTTTTCGGCATGAGGATCGCGCAGTACCGCCAGGGGGATGAGATACGCATCGGTCTGATCGGTGAGGGGGGCCTTCAACCGGTTGATTTCCGCGGTGACCTGATCGATTACCTGAGACAGCGGGTGGAACTCCGCCCGGCGGGGGCACCGCTCCCGCTCGGCCAGGTCCTCTGGGCCCCGGCCGTATCCCGGCCCTCCAAGATTGTGGCCATCGGCCTGAACTACAGGGATCATGCCGATGAAAGCGGGGGGCGCCCGCCTGAGCGGCCGCTTCTTTTTGCCAAGTTTCCGAACAGCGTCGCGGCGCACGGCGAGGCGGTCACGTGGGACACGTCCTTGACCGAAAAGGTGGATTACGAGGCGGAATTGGCCGTGGTCATCGGGCGGCGGAGCAGAAACCTCGGCGTCGGTGATGCGCTCGCGGCTGTCTTTGGCTACACGTGCGCGAACGATGTCAGCGCCAGGGATTTGCAGTTCGGGGATCGGCAGTGGGTGCGCGGGAAGTCCCTCGACAGCTTCTGCCCGCTCGGCCCGTGGATCGTGACGGCCGACGCCTTCACCGAGCCGCTCGATGTGGAGATCACCTGCCGGGTGAACGGCCGGCTGATGCAGTCCAGCCGAACGAGCCGGATGATCTTCAAGGTCCCGGAGCTGGTCTCCTTCTTGTCGCGCAACTTCACGCTCCAGCCGGGCGATGTGATTCTGACCGGGACTCCGAGCGGGGTCGGCGCCTTTCGCGATCCGCCTGTCTACCTTCAGTCCGGCGATGAGGTCTCGGTGACCATCGAAGGCATAGGGACGCTCACCAACCCCTGCCGGACGGTGTGA